From Brassica oleracea var. oleracea cultivar TO1000 chromosome C3, BOL, whole genome shotgun sequence, a single genomic window includes:
- the LOC106331987 gene encoding nudix hydrolase 16, mitochondrial-like — protein MCDLVARTGRLQQRYEDGSRLVAGCIPFRYLNSESGKVVHVLMISSSSGPGLLFPKGGWENDETVREAAVREAVEEAGVRGILMDFLGDYEFKSKTHQDECSPEGLCKAAMYALYVKEELETWPEQKTRTRTWLTIEEAVENCRHAWMKNALVEGFCKWHKEKMSKGEEIAGYD, from the exons ATGTGTGATTTGGTCGCGCGTACGGGTCGGCTCCAGCAACGGTACGAGGATGGCTCGCGTCTCGTAGCCGG GTGTATTCCGTTTAGGTATCTAAACTCTGAATCTGGGAAAGTGGTTCATGTTTTGATGATCAGCTCATCTAGTGGACCTGGACTTTTGTTTCCCAAG GGAGGGTGGGAGAATGATGAGACAGTCAGGGAGGCTGCAGTAAGGGAAGCAGTGGAAGAAGCAGGCGTCCGTGGGATTTTAATG GACTTCTTGGGAGATTATGAGTTCAAAAGCAAAACACACCAGGACGAGTGTAGCCCAGAAGGTTTATGTAAAGCTGCAATGTACGCCTTGTACGTGAAGGAAGAGCTAGAGACGTGGCCGGAACAGAAGACTAGAACAAGGACATGGCTGACGATCGAAGAAGCTGTAGAGAATTGCAGGCACGCTTGGATGAAGAATGCGTTGGTGGAAGGGTTCTGTAAATGGCATAAGGAGAAGATGAGCAAAGGAGAAGAGATAGCAGGTTATGATTGA
- the LOC106336080 gene encoding DNA-damage-repair/toleration protein DRT100 → MTKLLPSPFSSLLAVVFISLISIVHCCSPSDQTALNAFKSSLSEPNLGIFNTWSENTDCCKGWYGISCDPDSGRVTDISLRGESEDAIFQKAGRSGYMTGSIDPAVCDLTALSSFVLADWKGISGEIPTCITSLASLRVIDLAGNKITGEIPAEIGKLTKLAVLNLAENRMSGEIPPSLTSLAELKHLELTENGISGEIPADFGSLKMLSRALLGRNELTGSIPVSISGMKRLADLDLSRNHIEGPIPEWMGNMKVLSVLNLDSNSLTGPIPGSILSNSGFGVLNLSRNALEGSIPDVFGSTTYFMALDLSHNNLSGRIPDSLSSAKFVGHLDISHNRLCGPIPMGSPFDHLEASSFSDNECLCGGPLMKTC, encoded by the coding sequence ATGACAAAGCTGTTGCCATCGCCGTTTAGCTCATTACTCGCCGTCGTTTTCATCTCCCTCATCTCCATCGTCCACTGTTGCTCCCCTTCAGACCAGACGGCTCTCAATGCTTTCAAGTCGTCACTGAGCGAGCCCAACCTCGGAATCTTCAACACTTGGTCCGAAAACACTGACTGCTGCAAAGGATGGTACGGTATTAGCTGCGATCCGGATTCGGGTCGGGTCACGGATATTTCTCTACGCGGCGAATCCGAAGACGCGATTTTCCAAAAGGCTGGCCGGTCCGGTTATATGACCGGTTCGATTGACCCGGCGGTTTGTGACTTAACCGCATTGAGTTCCTTCGTTCTCGCTGACTGGAAAGGAATCTCCGGCGAGATTCCGACGTGCATAACCTCATTAGCCTCGCTCCGTGTCATCGACCTCGCCGGGAACAAGATCACCGGAGAGATTCCGGCGGAAATCGGTAAACTCACCAAACTCGCCGTTCTAAACCTCGCGGAGAATCGGATGTCCGGCGAGATACCTCCGTCGCTGACGTCACTCGCCGAGCTGAAGCATCTCGAGCTGACGGAAAACGGAATCTCCGGCGAGATTCCGGCGGATTTCGGATCGTTGAAGATGTTGAGCAGGGCGTTGCTGGGACGTAACGAACTCACCGGGTCGATTCCCGTGTCGATCTCGGGTATGAAACGGTTAGCGGATCTGGATCTATCCAGGAACCATATCGAAGGTCCGATTCCTGAGTGGATGGGTAACATGAAGGTGCTCTCTGTTTTGAATCTCGATTCCAACTCGTTAACCGGTCCAATCCCCGGTTCGATACTCAGCAATTCCGGTTTTGGTGTTTTGAATCTGAGCCGGAACGCGTTGGAAGGATCCATACCGGATGTTTTCGGGTCTACGACTTATTTCATGGCGCTTGATTTGTCACACAATAATCTATCGGGTCGGATCCCTGATTCTCTCTCGTCCGCTAAGTTTGTGGGCCATCTCGATATCAGCCATAACAGGCTTTGTGGGCCGATTCCAATGGGCTCTCCATTTGATCACCTTGAAGCGTCGTCGTTTAGTGACAACGAGTGTTTGTGCGGTGGCCCTTTGATGAAGACATGTTAA